In the genome of Hymenobacter taeanensis, one region contains:
- a CDS encoding NFACT RNA binding domain-containing protein, which yields MHTNYYFLRQLAPALTHHLAGYSVVTCFSQEKDELVVGLTNGSQEFWLKAHLAAAGPMLSLPESFHRARQNSVDLLPELLGQVVTRVETWYHDRVLQVHFASRATLLFKLYSTRPNAVFRAAPEASAELFHQRYTADAELHSAPAVADATEVASSSTNPLKAYPGLGDLALAYLRTRGYDPAPIETKWELVREVVQELEQPAAFYITRLDARTRLSLLPVGEVEHTLPATDPIGALRRFVPLLLNRRAYEAELRQLRQTLEKRADEAATSAQHARRRLHALENTAGYRQTADLLMAHLSQIPAGATQVEVVDFYQDNQPRIIKLKPTETPQRTAQNLYRKAKNQQLETRELSARAERRETEALWSLERLEELDSLSTGDLRALRQWRKQHGLDPATVAKVAQELPFKVFEDSGFTILVGRNAQNNDLLTQRYAHKDDLWLHAKDVTGSHVVIRHRAGYPVPGPVLERAAQLAAWYSRRKNDSLCPVTYTPKKFVRKPKGAIAGQVVVERENVLLVVPANPYERSGVA from the coding sequence ATGCATACCAACTACTACTTCCTGCGCCAACTGGCCCCTGCTCTCACCCATCATCTGGCGGGCTATAGCGTGGTTACTTGTTTTTCGCAGGAAAAGGATGAGTTAGTAGTGGGCCTGACAAATGGCTCGCAGGAGTTCTGGCTAAAGGCTCATTTGGCGGCTGCCGGTCCTATGCTGTCGTTACCCGAATCGTTTCACCGGGCCCGGCAAAACTCCGTTGATTTGCTGCCAGAGCTGCTAGGCCAGGTAGTTACGCGGGTGGAGACATGGTATCACGACCGGGTATTGCAAGTTCATTTTGCCAGTAGGGCCACCTTGCTGTTTAAGCTCTATAGCACGCGGCCCAATGCCGTTTTCAGGGCGGCACCCGAGGCTTCCGCTGAACTATTCCACCAGCGGTATACCGCCGATGCGGAGCTGCACTCCGCTCCGGCGGTAGCGGATGCCACTGAGGTAGCTTCCTCATCTACTAACCCGCTGAAAGCCTACCCTGGCCTCGGTGACCTGGCCCTGGCCTATCTGCGCACCCGTGGCTACGATCCGGCTCCTATCGAGACCAAGTGGGAATTGGTGCGTGAGGTGGTGCAGGAGCTGGAACAACCGGCGGCTTTTTACATCACCCGACTAGATGCCCGCACCCGCCTGAGCTTGCTGCCCGTGGGGGAAGTGGAGCACACGCTGCCGGCCACCGACCCCATTGGTGCCTTGCGGCGGTTTGTGCCGCTGCTGCTTAACCGCCGCGCCTATGAGGCTGAGCTGCGCCAATTGCGCCAGACGCTGGAGAAGCGGGCCGATGAAGCCGCCACCAGCGCGCAGCACGCCCGACGCCGCCTGCACGCCCTGGAGAATACCGCGGGCTACCGGCAAACAGCCGATTTGCTTATGGCGCACCTGAGTCAGATTCCGGCGGGAGCCACGCAAGTAGAGGTGGTTGACTTTTATCAGGATAACCAGCCGCGCATCATTAAGCTCAAGCCCACCGAAACGCCCCAGCGGACGGCTCAGAACTTGTACCGCAAAGCCAAAAATCAACAGCTTGAAACCCGGGAACTGAGTGCCCGCGCTGAGCGTCGCGAAACAGAGGCTCTCTGGAGCCTGGAGCGGCTGGAGGAGCTGGACAGCCTTTCAACCGGTGATTTGCGTGCCCTGCGCCAATGGCGCAAGCAGCATGGCTTAGATCCGGCTACAGTGGCTAAAGTAGCGCAGGAGCTTCCGTTTAAGGTTTTTGAGGACAGTGGCTTTACCATTCTGGTGGGCCGCAATGCGCAGAACAACGATTTGCTTACTCAGCGCTACGCCCACAAAGACGACCTCTGGCTGCACGCCAAGGATGTTACGGGCTCACACGTGGTTATCAGGCACCGCGCGGGGTACCCAGTGCCGGGGCCCGTGCTGGAGCGCGCCGCCCAGCTGGCGGCCTGGTACTCGCGCCGTAAGAATGATTCTCTTTGCCCGGTTACATACACACCCAAGAAGTTTGTCCGCAAACCGAAGGGCGCTATTGCGGGCCAGGTAGTAGTGGAGCGTGAGAATGTGCTGCTGGTGGTGCCCGCCAACCCTTATGAGCGCAGTGGGGTGGCCTAG
- a CDS encoding VIT1/CCC1 transporter family protein: MPHAHAAHSHPHPEDHLTSSAMLQDIVIGLSDGLTVPFALAAGLSGAVQSSGLVITAGLAEIVAGSIAMGLGGYLSGRTEVEHYESELAREYREIQEVPAVEREEVRELLQEIGLSPATVNQAVEELTADPDQWVKFMMKYELGLEKPDPKQAPKSAVTISLAYAVGGLIPLSAYFFTATPTEGLLWSAVITLVCLFLFGYLKSRLTGQPPIWGAFKMAGTGALAAGAAFWVARQFQPHES; this comes from the coding sequence ATGCCTCACGCCCACGCCGCTCACTCGCATCCGCACCCAGAAGATCACCTCACCAGCTCAGCAATGCTCCAGGACATTGTGATAGGCCTCTCTGATGGACTAACGGTGCCGTTTGCATTGGCAGCTGGCCTCAGTGGGGCCGTGCAGTCTTCAGGGTTGGTAATAACGGCCGGTCTAGCTGAGATTGTGGCGGGTTCTATTGCCATGGGCCTAGGGGGCTACCTCTCGGGCCGCACGGAGGTAGAGCACTATGAGTCGGAGCTGGCGCGAGAGTACCGCGAGATTCAGGAGGTGCCCGCCGTGGAGCGCGAAGAGGTGCGGGAGCTGCTGCAGGAAATTGGCCTCTCCCCTGCTACCGTAAACCAAGCCGTGGAGGAACTCACCGCCGACCCGGATCAATGGGTGAAGTTTATGATGAAGTATGAGCTAGGCCTGGAGAAGCCCGACCCCAAGCAGGCCCCCAAAAGTGCCGTTACCATCAGCCTGGCTTACGCCGTGGGTGGCCTGATTCCGTTGAGCGCGTATTTCTTCACGGCTACGCCCACTGAAGGCCTGCTGTGGTCGGCGGTAATTACGCTGGTATGCCTCTTCCTCTTTGGCTATCTGAAAAGCCGCCTCACTGGGCAGCCGCCCATTTGGGGAGCCTTTAAAATGGCCGGAACCGGAGCCTTGGCCGCCGGCGCGGCCTTCTGGGTTGCGCGTCAGTTCCAACCGCACGAAAGCTAA
- a CDS encoding PAS domain S-box protein: MPPRLPSSPTPMPARPTASTSTDLLRSLFDQAYDALLLYDDNGALIDCNQTVLNLLGVSREMLLASGLMAFALPSPDQLADQWTSETQLREAVLDTARTGTSYSRTWHGQRVDRAQLTGWLTLHQVHTPMGNRVQLTLRDVTHNHTYEQDSTQQLVANRSQEQLRDLLSRTNLSYVQLDRNGDIQDVNDFFLDFTGYRRDEIVGHNYHSLFAPPEEADTRREAYRASIEDGVVQNFYERLLVTKAGQRRLLYWHTEFTRNTTGQITGLFAVGRDLTDRHITARALTDNRTRLQDFLDNAHDLIQNLSIDNRFLFVNKAWKEKLGYEDEDLPNLSLSDVVHPYYKAKLLYQLRNLYKGEKVNKLETVFLTKTGKPVHLIGSISCSWQDDEPVSTRAILHDITDRIKAERLQKVYYSIANLAISSKDLHSLYGAIHRELSKIIETNNFYIALCDEARTQLQFAYYVDQNAQGEQNVMARPFSSGVSEYIIRTGRPQFLLKQELEELIGNGTITAYGLMPEVMLCSPLSIGERIIGVIAVQDYQKADAYAAADIEILHFISNQVALAIERKRNEVQIQKQNARLNAIFESGSHLMWSVDTHSRLSSFNRNYAAYFLRRNGVYPALNVNLWHADLALMEEDARDTFMENYRRAFQGHPQRFEVRLRDTKGIDSWREIYLNPIYLDDGSFEEISAIAHDITDKKRSQLELAAQEEKFRAIFESFQDVYYRTDGKGILTLVSPSVYDMLGYTPEEVTGTPIADYYLYPTEREALLASVRETGGARNFEVTMRHKSGLAVSVLVNARRVLDGNDGTEGIGRDITELKKMQDDLRAAKDEAEAALHAKTQFLANMSHELRTPMNGIIGMIDLLHQTVASEEQEEYVDTLRKSSDALLAILNDILDLSKIQAGKLQLSESGIDLHYTLDKIHSLFANRANQKLLHFTYHIAPKTPRFIITDETRLLQILSNLTSNAIKFTAQGNVSIQVSSVASEGDEHTLRFDVNDSGIGISEDNEKLLFTNFTQLDTTPTKAFGGTGLGLAISKQLAELLGGEIGVNSNVGEGSTFWFTIRCLVARNEEEIVQERVTARERAQEIVRFDTTPQVLLVDDNPINQQVASRLLDKLGCSVDVAHDGFEAISKATDPRNRYELIFMDIQMPEMDGVTAMLEIRRRLGQACPPVVAMTAYSMKEDAERFVQQGMDDYVPKPVKSQDLYSVLRRWSAKSLQLQEVEFSAPQAAAPEPVPVSIDPDTLEQLRQLGGGEFAAQLYADFEQEAGQLLSEAAALVADGQYAQILPHLHQLKGTGFTLGINTMAEWTKKMEHDLKTGVFTNAEQDFRKLQYYFAQFVAVYPAITQAP; this comes from the coding sequence ATGCCCCCTCGACTCCCCTCGTCTCCTACACCTATGCCGGCCCGGCCTACTGCTTCTACCTCCACCGATTTGCTACGCTCGTTATTTGACCAAGCCTACGACGCACTGTTGCTCTACGATGACAACGGTGCCCTAATTGATTGTAACCAAACTGTTCTGAACCTGCTTGGCGTCTCGCGCGAGATGCTGCTGGCATCGGGCCTGATGGCTTTTGCGTTGCCCTCCCCCGACCAGTTGGCTGATCAATGGACATCTGAAACTCAGCTCCGTGAGGCCGTTCTGGACACGGCCCGCACCGGCACCTCTTACTCCCGAACCTGGCATGGGCAGCGCGTAGACCGGGCACAGCTCACGGGGTGGCTTACCTTGCACCAGGTGCATACTCCTATGGGCAACCGTGTGCAGCTAACCCTGCGCGATGTTACCCACAACCACACATATGAGCAGGACAGTACGCAGCAACTGGTAGCTAACCGCAGCCAGGAGCAGCTCCGCGATTTACTTTCCCGAACCAATCTTAGCTATGTTCAACTAGACCGCAACGGCGATATTCAGGATGTCAATGACTTTTTTCTGGACTTCACAGGTTACCGGCGCGATGAAATAGTTGGCCACAACTACCACAGCCTGTTTGCGCCGCCCGAAGAGGCTGACACCCGGCGCGAGGCCTACCGGGCCAGCATTGAGGATGGGGTAGTGCAGAATTTTTATGAGCGCCTGCTGGTAACCAAAGCCGGGCAGCGCCGCCTGCTGTACTGGCACACTGAGTTTACCCGCAACACTACCGGCCAGATTACCGGCCTCTTTGCCGTAGGCCGCGACCTAACCGACCGCCACATCACGGCGCGCGCGCTAACGGACAACCGTACCCGTCTGCAGGATTTCCTGGACAATGCCCACGACCTGATTCAAAACCTGAGCATTGATAACCGGTTTCTGTTTGTAAACAAGGCCTGGAAGGAGAAGCTGGGGTATGAGGATGAGGACCTGCCTAACCTTTCGCTTTCCGACGTGGTGCACCCTTACTACAAGGCCAAGCTGCTTTATCAGTTGCGCAACCTGTACAAGGGCGAGAAAGTGAACAAGCTGGAAACCGTGTTTCTCACCAAAACCGGCAAGCCAGTACACCTGATTGGCTCCATTAGCTGCTCCTGGCAGGATGATGAGCCCGTTAGCACGCGCGCTATTCTGCATGACATCACCGACCGCATTAAGGCTGAGCGCCTGCAGAAGGTGTATTACAGCATTGCTAACCTGGCCATTAGCTCCAAAGATCTGCACTCACTCTACGGTGCCATTCATCGGGAGCTGAGCAAGATTATTGAGACTAACAATTTCTACATTGCCCTCTGCGACGAAGCCCGCACCCAGCTGCAGTTTGCTTACTACGTAGACCAAAACGCCCAGGGAGAGCAGAACGTGATGGCTCGTCCGTTTTCATCGGGCGTGTCGGAGTACATCATCCGGACGGGGCGGCCGCAGTTTCTGCTGAAGCAAGAGCTGGAGGAGCTGATTGGCAATGGTACCATCACGGCCTATGGGCTGATGCCGGAGGTAATGCTTTGCTCGCCGCTGAGCATTGGCGAGCGAATTATTGGGGTAATTGCGGTACAGGACTATCAGAAGGCCGATGCGTATGCCGCCGCTGATATTGAGATTTTGCACTTCATCTCCAACCAGGTAGCCTTGGCCATTGAGCGCAAGCGCAACGAGGTGCAGATTCAGAAGCAGAATGCCCGCCTGAATGCCATTTTCGAAAGCGGCTCGCACCTGATGTGGTCCGTGGATACGCATTCGCGCCTGAGTTCCTTTAACCGGAACTATGCTGCTTACTTCCTGCGGCGCAATGGTGTGTACCCAGCCCTGAATGTAAACCTCTGGCATGCCGATCTGGCCCTGATGGAGGAAGACGCCCGTGATACGTTCATGGAGAACTACCGACGGGCCTTTCAGGGACACCCGCAGCGTTTTGAAGTGCGCCTGCGCGACACCAAGGGCATTGACAGCTGGCGCGAGATTTACCTCAACCCCATCTACCTCGACGACGGTTCCTTTGAGGAGATTTCGGCCATCGCCCACGACATTACCGACAAAAAACGCTCGCAGCTTGAGCTGGCCGCTCAGGAGGAAAAGTTCCGCGCCATCTTCGAGTCGTTTCAGGATGTGTACTACCGCACCGATGGAAAAGGTATACTGACCTTGGTGAGTCCCTCCGTGTACGATATGTTGGGCTACACGCCGGAAGAAGTTACCGGTACTCCTATTGCCGATTACTACCTCTACCCTACTGAGCGTGAGGCGCTACTGGCAAGCGTGCGCGAAACGGGCGGTGCCCGCAACTTTGAGGTGACCATGCGCCACAAAAGTGGCCTAGCAGTGAGCGTGCTGGTAAATGCCCGGCGAGTACTGGATGGCAACGACGGCACTGAGGGCATTGGCCGCGACATTACCGAACTGAAAAAGATGCAGGATGACCTGCGCGCAGCGAAGGATGAAGCTGAAGCGGCTCTGCATGCCAAAACGCAGTTCTTGGCCAACATGAGCCACGAGCTGCGCACTCCCATGAACGGCATCATTGGGATGATAGACTTGCTGCACCAGACGGTGGCCTCCGAAGAGCAGGAAGAATACGTAGATACCCTTCGCAAGTCCTCGGATGCGCTGCTGGCCATTCTGAACGATATTCTGGACCTCTCCAAGATTCAGGCGGGCAAGCTCCAGCTCAGTGAGTCGGGCATTGATTTGCATTACACCCTCGACAAAATTCACTCGTTGTTTGCCAACCGGGCAAACCAGAAGCTGCTGCACTTCACGTACCATATTGCCCCCAAAACGCCGCGCTTCATTATCACCGATGAAACCCGACTGCTGCAGATACTGAGCAACTTAACCTCTAACGCCATTAAGTTTACGGCGCAGGGCAATGTTAGCATTCAAGTATCGTCGGTGGCAAGTGAAGGCGATGAGCACACGCTGCGCTTTGATGTAAATGACTCAGGCATTGGCATTTCTGAAGACAACGAGAAGCTACTGTTTACCAACTTCACTCAGCTCGATACCACCCCTACCAAAGCATTTGGCGGCACTGGCCTAGGCCTGGCTATTAGCAAGCAGCTGGCAGAATTATTGGGCGGTGAAATTGGCGTTAACTCCAACGTAGGTGAGGGTTCTACCTTCTGGTTCACTATTCGCTGCCTGGTTGCCCGCAACGAGGAGGAGATTGTGCAGGAGAGAGTAACCGCCCGCGAGCGGGCCCAGGAGATTGTGCGCTTTGACACCACCCCGCAAGTGCTGCTGGTGGACGATAACCCCATCAACCAGCAGGTAGCCTCCCGCCTGCTTGATAAGCTGGGCTGCTCCGTAGATGTAGCACACGATGGCTTTGAAGCCATCAGCAAAGCCACCGACCCACGCAACCGCTACGAGCTCATCTTCATGGACATTCAGATGCCTGAGATGGATGGTGTAACAGCCATGCTGGAAATCAGGCGGCGGCTAGGCCAGGCGTGCCCGCCGGTGGTGGCCATGACGGCCTACTCCATGAAGGAAGATGCCGAGCGGTTTGTGCAGCAAGGCATGGACGACTACGTGCCCAAGCCCGTGAAAAGCCAGGATCTGTACTCGGTGCTGCGGCGCTGGTCGGCCAAGAGCCTGCAGCTTCAGGAGGTTGAGTTCAGTGCCCCTCAGGCCGCGGCGCCCGAGCCGGTACCAGTCAGCATAGACCCCGATACCCTGGAGCAGCTACGCCAACTGGGCGGCGGCGAGTTTGCGGCTCAGCTCTACGCCGATTTTGAGCAGGAAGCAGGCCAACTCCTAAGCGAAGCAGCCGCTTTAGTAGCCGATGGTCAGTACGCGCAAATCCTGCCTCATCTGCACCAGCTTAAAGGAACTGGCTTCACGCTTGGTATAAATACCATGGCTGAATGGACTAAAAAGATGGAACATGATTTAAAAACTGGAGTTTTTACCAATGCAGAGCAGGACTTCCGGAAGTTGCAGTATTACTTTGCACAGTTCGTAGCCGTATACCCCGCTATTACCCAAGCTCCCTAG
- a CDS encoding low affinity iron permease family protein, with amino-acid sequence MAFCLALALVAVWAATGPLFNYSATWQLVINTGTTIITFLMVFLIQRAQNKDSLVLHLKLNELIAAHKGASNRLINAQDFTEDEINLLHQYFCLLAAKAKLDHDLGRTHSVEEAEENHQEKRRARSHK; translated from the coding sequence ATGGCGTTCTGCCTCGCGCTGGCCCTGGTGGCTGTTTGGGCTGCTACCGGCCCGCTGTTTAACTACTCCGCTACGTGGCAGCTGGTTATTAATACCGGTACCACCATCATCACCTTTCTAATGGTGTTCCTTATTCAGCGGGCTCAGAATAAAGATTCTTTGGTGCTACACCTGAAGCTTAACGAGCTCATTGCCGCCCATAAAGGGGCCAGTAACCGCCTAATCAACGCCCAGGACTTCACGGAAGACGAAATTAACCTGTTGCACCAGTATTTTTGTCTGTTGGCTGCCAAAGCCAAACTCGACCATGACTTAGGTCGGACGCACTCTGTGGAGGAAGCGGAGGAAAACCATCAGGAAAAACGCCGAGCCCGTTCCCATAAATAA
- a CDS encoding MBL fold metallo-hydrolase, producing MEITFLGTGTSQGVPVIGCTCAVCRSVDYRDKRLRVSVHLQVQGKSIIIDSGPDFRQQALRERVEHLDALVFTHEHKDHTGGLDDIRAYNFRQQQDMPIHAELRVLEQLKREYSYIFAEHKYPGIPQVEIHPILSDTDSFWVQGVEFQPIRALHYKLPVLGFRVGNFTYVTDANHLTPEALERMRGSEVIVLNALRHEKHISHFTLQEAVAILEDLAPNRAYLTHISHQLGRHHEVEAELPPFIRLAYDGLRVKL from the coding sequence ATGGAAATAACCTTTCTCGGCACGGGCACATCGCAAGGTGTGCCCGTGATTGGGTGTACCTGTGCCGTCTGCCGCTCCGTGGACTACCGCGACAAGCGGTTACGCGTGTCGGTGCACCTGCAGGTACAGGGTAAAAGTATCATTATTGATTCAGGTCCCGACTTTCGGCAGCAGGCGCTGCGCGAACGGGTTGAGCACCTGGATGCCTTGGTCTTTACGCACGAGCACAAAGACCACACGGGTGGCCTAGACGACATCAGGGCCTACAACTTTCGGCAGCAGCAAGACATGCCCATCCACGCGGAGCTTCGCGTACTTGAGCAGCTTAAGCGGGAGTATTCCTACATCTTTGCTGAGCACAAGTACCCTGGTATTCCGCAGGTAGAAATTCACCCTATCCTGAGCGACACCGACAGCTTTTGGGTGCAGGGTGTGGAGTTCCAACCTATTCGGGCATTGCACTACAAGCTACCGGTACTGGGCTTCCGGGTGGGCAACTTCACCTATGTAACGGACGCCAACCACCTTACCCCGGAGGCGTTGGAGCGCATGCGCGGCTCAGAGGTAATTGTGCTGAATGCCTTGCGGCACGAGAAGCATATATCTCATTTTACGCTGCAGGAAGCCGTAGCTATTCTAGAGGACCTGGCTCCTAACCGGGCGTACCTTACCCACATCAGCCATCAGCTGGGCCGCCACCACGAAGTAGAGGCGGAACTGCCGCCCTTCATCCGACTGGCCTACGATGGCCTGCGGGTGAAACTCTAG
- a CDS encoding Dps family protein gives MAKSNTKDTPAAPKATAAKKASTSKTASQASANGRASSDGQSGPSVQPVLNQQFNAPTPLQRYGTVSQRLPIGLDANIRQESVEMLNQMLADTCSIRDMYKKHHWQVVGPTFYQLHLLFDKHYEEQDALIDMIAERIQILGGVAVAMAADIAEVTSIPRPPRDREEAPVQVSRLLEAHQIILKNCHDFAKRADDSGDDGTNDLIVSNVMRTNEMQVWFVSEHVVDTPLARAE, from the coding sequence ATGGCTAAGTCCAACACCAAAGATACTCCGGCAGCACCCAAAGCAACAGCTGCCAAAAAAGCTTCTACCTCCAAAACGGCCAGCCAGGCGTCTGCTAACGGACGAGCTTCGTCTGATGGGCAGTCAGGCCCCAGCGTGCAGCCCGTGTTAAATCAGCAATTCAATGCTCCCACGCCCCTGCAGCGCTACGGCACAGTTTCGCAGCGCTTGCCCATCGGCCTCGACGCCAATATTCGTCAGGAGAGCGTAGAGATGCTCAACCAGATGCTGGCTGACACGTGCAGCATCCGCGACATGTATAAAAAGCACCACTGGCAGGTAGTAGGCCCTACTTTCTACCAGCTGCATTTGCTGTTCGATAAGCACTACGAAGAGCAGGATGCCCTGATTGATATGATTGCCGAGCGCATCCAAATTCTGGGTGGGGTAGCCGTGGCAATGGCCGCCGATATTGCTGAGGTAACCAGCATTCCCCGTCCGCCCCGCGACCGGGAAGAAGCACCCGTGCAGGTATCGCGCCTGCTGGAGGCCCACCAGATTATCCTCAAGAACTGCCACGACTTCGCTAAGAGAGCAGATGACTCCGGTGATGATGGCACCAACGATCTTATTGTGAGCAACGTAATGCGCACCAATGAGATGCAAGTGTGGTTTGTTTCGGAGCATGTGGTAGATACCCCTTTGGCTCGCGCTGAGTAA
- a CDS encoding response regulator, producing the protein MADSKTILIAEDSSVILNLTKKILELQKYRIVSAKNGGEVMKQVESQPIDCVLMDINIPVKDGMECTREIRGHADPRIAKIPVIAITGNANNYSMEQFREAGVTDYLPKPLDFDALVRVVKQYIG; encoded by the coding sequence ATGGCTGATTCTAAAACCATTCTAATTGCGGAGGATAGCTCCGTTATTCTTAACTTGACTAAAAAGATTCTGGAGCTTCAGAAATATCGTATTGTATCAGCTAAAAACGGGGGCGAGGTGATGAAGCAGGTAGAAAGCCAGCCGATTGACTGCGTGCTCATGGATATTAACATTCCCGTGAAAGATGGTATGGAGTGCACCCGCGAGATTCGCGGACACGCTGACCCTCGCATCGCCAAAATACCTGTTATTGCCATTACCGGCAATGCTAATAACTACTCTATGGAGCAGTTCCGGGAAGCCGGCGTAACAGACTACCTCCCTAAACCCCTTGACTTCGACGCCCTGGTGCGCGTGGTAAAGCAATACATCGGCTAA